One window of Camelina sativa cultivar DH55 chromosome 4, Cs, whole genome shotgun sequence genomic DNA carries:
- the LOC104782855 gene encoding uncharacterized protein LOC104782855 has product MMPEQTYMYAYVTLPHNDQRERCSQKCYRDGRRVVLASYDLMGSESFGFKDKLRKSMKGINESAERWVSEVRQGTTKRRFAIRVLRTKLGFYSCFIRSVGFFYFLCGGTEIIS; this is encoded by the coding sequence ATGATGCCGGAACAAACGTACATGTACGCTTATGTAACGCTGCCGCACAATGACCAGAGAGAACGCTGCTCTCAGAAATGTTATCGGGACGGAAGACGGGTGGTGTTGGCAAGCTATGACTTGATGGGATCAGAGAGTTTCGGTTTTAAAGACAAGCTAAGGAAGTCGATGAAAGGAATCAACGAGTCCGCCGAGCGGTGGGTTTCGGAAGTGCGTCAAGGTACGACCAAGAGACGTTTTGCGATTAGAGTTTTGAGGACAAAACTTGGCTTCTACTCTTGCTTCATTCGTAGTGTTGgatttttttacttcttgtGTGGGGGCACAGAGATAATTTCATGA
- the LOC109132626 gene encoding uncharacterized protein LOC109132626 — translation MAFEMKIAVVSMAICLMIVATTATDIDGRIHIRRSLADFGGGCCNVFIHTCCFPKH, via the coding sequence ATGGCGTTTGAAATGAAAATTGCGGTTGTGTCAATGGCCATATGTCTAATGATTGTAGCGACGACCGCTACCGATATTGATGGCCGAATCCATATCCGACGGAGCTTAGCTGATTTTGGTGGAGGTTGTTGCAACGTGTTCATTCACACTTGTTGTTTTCCTAAACATTAA
- the LOC104782857 gene encoding electron transfer flavoprotein-ubiquinone oxidoreductase, mitochondrial, with the protein MHRFLVKLSSSSNQFRSFKNHRLLLPLLPSSKPFTSSPSVSSSPPRHSNRSWYPYSVELFRKISPLSSNSRTLGVNGRGISSEAGRESIEYDVLIVGAGPAGLSAAMRLKQLSQEKNVDLSVCVVEKGAEVGGHIISGNVFEPVALDELLPHWRQEHTPIKIPASSDKFWFLTKDRAISLPSPFDNKGNYVISLSQLVRWLGGKAEELGTEIYPGFSASEVLYDASDKVVGIATKDMGISKDGSKKENFQPGVDIKGRVTLFAEGCRGSLSERIIKKYKLREEVNAQHQTYALGIKEVWEIDESKHNPGEVVHTLGWPLDRKTYGGSFLYHMNDRQVALGLVVALNYHNPFLNPYEEFQKLKHHPAIKRILEGGTVLQYGARTLNEGGFQSIPYPVFPGGAIIGCSAGFLNVPKIKGTHTAMKSGMLAAEAAFGVLHEGINMNTYWDNLKDSWVWKELYAARNYRPAFEYGLLPGLAVSAMEHYILKGKVPFTLKHGKADHEATNLARKCTPIEYPKPDGVLSFDVPTSLYRSNTNHDHDQPSHLRLRDPKIPEKVNFPEYAAPESRYCPARVYEYVEDEEGKPKLQINAQNCLHCKACDIKDPKQNIEWTVPEGGGGPAYSLV; encoded by the exons ATGCATAGATTCCTTGTaaagctctcttcttcttcgaatcaatTCAGAAGCTTTAAGAATCACCGTCTGCTTCTCCCTTTATTACCTTCTTCAAAACCTTTTACCTCATCCCCGTCTGTGTCGTCGTCACCTCCGAGGCACTCGAATCGATCTTGGTATCCTTATTCCGTCGAGTTGTTTCGAAAAATTTCACCTTTAAGCTCAAATTCGAGGACTTTAGGAGTGAATGGGAGGGGTATCAGCAGTGAAGCGGGAAGAGAGTCGATAGAGTACGATGTTCTGATTGTTGGAGCTGGACCGGCCGGTTTATCTGCTGCTATGCGATTGAAACAACTGTCTCAGGAGAAGAACGTTGATCTCTCTGTTTGCGTCGTTGAGAAAGGAGCAGAAGTAG GAGGACATATCATATCTGGTAATGTCTTTGAACCTGTGGCATTAGATGAACTTCTACCTCATTGGAGACAAGAACAT aCACCCATTAAGATCCCTGCTTCATCTGATAAGTTCTGGTTTTTGACGAAAGATCGTGCAATATCACTTCCTTCTCCGTTTGATAACAAAGGAAACTACGTTATCAG TTTGAGTCAACTGGTGCGTTGGCTAGGAGGAAAAGCTGAGGAGCTTGGAACTGAGATATATCCTGGCTTTTCTGCTAGTGAG GTCTTATATGACGCAAGTGATAAAGTTGTTGGGATTGCAACCAAAGATATGGGTATATCCAAAGATGGTTCCAAGAAGGAGAATTTCCAGCCAGGCGTTGACATAAAAGGGCGAGTTACACTATTTGCAGAGGGATGCAGAGGATCATTGTCCGAG AGAATcattaaaaagtataaattaagAGAGGAGGTTAATGCTCAGCATCAGACATATGCTTTGGGAATTAAGGAG GTTTGGGAGATAGATGAAAGCAAGCATAACCCCGGGGAAGTTGTTCACACATTGGGTTGGCCCTTAGATCGCAAAACTTATGGAGGTTCATTCTTGTACCACATGAACGACAGACAG GTTGCGCTTGGCTTGGTTGTTGCCTTAAATTACCACAACCCTTTTCTGAATCCGTATGAGGAATTTCAG AAACTCAAACACCATCCTGCCATTAAACGCATCTTAGAAGGTGGTACTGTGCTTCAGTATGGAGCTCGTACTTTAAATGAAGGTGGTTTTCAG TCCATTCCCTATCCAGTTTTTCCTGGAGGAGCAATAATTGGATGTTCAGCTGGTTTTCTCAATGTACCCAAGATTAAGGGAACGCATACAGCAATGAAATCAG GAATGTTAGCAGCAGAGGCTGCATTTGGTGTACTTCATGAAGGTATAAACATGAACACATACTGGGACAACTTGAAGGATTCATGGGTGTGGAAGGAGCTCTACGCAGCTCGAAACTACCGTCCT GCATTCGAGTATGGGCTACTCCCTGGCTTGGCCGTGAGTGCTATGGAACA CTATATACTGAAAGGAAAGGTCCCTTTCACGCTCAAGCATGGGAAAGCTGACCACGAAGCAACAAAT CTTGCTCGGAAATGCACACCAATTGAGTATCCAAAGCCAGATGGTGTTTTGTCATTTGATGTGCCAACTTCGTTGTACAG GAGTAATACcaatcatgatcatgatcaacCATCTCATTTGCGCTTGAGGGATCCCAAGATTCCAGAAAAGGTAAACTTTCCAGAGTATGCTGCACCAGAGTCACGATACTGCCCAGCCCGTGTTTACGA ATATGTCGAAGATGAAGAGGGAAAGCCGAAACTGCAGATCAACGCTCAAAACTGTTTGCACTGCAAG GCATGTGACATCAAAGATCCTAAGCAGAACATAGAGTGGACGGTGCCTGAAGGAGGTGGAGGCCCTGCTTATTCCCTCGTGTAG